The following proteins are encoded in a genomic region of Kosakonia oryzae:
- a CDS encoding LysR family transcriptional regulator yields the protein MDQLQAIRAFARVVEAGNFTRAADSLEMPNATLSKLVQELEAHLGVRLLQRTTRRVTVTPEGRDYYDKTARILRDLEDIDTSFNSVRSHPRGQLRIDVGGSTARDVLIPALPEFLARYPDIRIDLGVSDRAVDLISDNVDCVIRGGPLDNSSLIARQIGAATLLTCATPAYLKAFGTPAYPDELKNGHRLVSYLSPQTGRAFPLRFERDGEKCEIKVDHRIGVNESNAHLAAGMAGLGIIQTFSYALESALKSGALVEILRPWRPAPYPFHVVYPQNRHVTHRLRVFIDWLLESFPKNVGR from the coding sequence ATGGATCAGTTGCAGGCAATACGGGCCTTTGCCCGCGTGGTAGAAGCCGGGAATTTTACCCGGGCGGCAGATTCACTGGAGATGCCCAACGCCACGCTGAGCAAACTGGTGCAGGAGCTGGAAGCGCACCTCGGCGTGCGATTGTTGCAGCGTACCACCCGCCGGGTGACGGTGACGCCGGAAGGACGCGACTATTACGACAAAACCGCGCGCATTCTGCGCGATCTGGAAGATATCGATACCTCCTTTAACAGCGTGCGCAGCCATCCGCGGGGCCAGTTACGTATTGACGTCGGTGGCTCCACGGCGCGCGATGTACTGATCCCGGCGCTGCCGGAGTTTCTGGCGCGCTACCCGGATATCCGTATCGATCTTGGCGTTTCTGACCGCGCAGTGGATCTGATTAGCGACAATGTGGACTGCGTGATCCGCGGCGGCCCGCTGGATAACTCCTCGCTGATCGCCCGCCAGATTGGCGCCGCAACGCTGCTGACCTGCGCCACGCCCGCGTATCTGAAAGCCTTTGGCACGCCCGCCTACCCGGATGAGCTGAAAAATGGTCACCGGCTAGTAAGTTATCTGTCGCCGCAAACCGGCAGAGCCTTCCCCCTCCGTTTTGAGCGCGACGGCGAAAAGTGTGAAATCAAGGTCGATCACCGCATCGGCGTAAACGAGAGTAACGCCCATCTGGCCGCCGGTATGGCCGGATTGGGGATTATTCAGACTTTCAGTTATGCGCTGGAAAGTGCGCTGAAGAGCGGCGCGCTGGTGGAAATTTTGCGCCCGTGGCGCCCCGCACCCTACCCCTTCCATGTGGTTTATCCGCAAAACCGCCATGTGACGCATCGCCTGCGGGTTTTTATTGACTGGCTGCTGGAAAGTTTCCCGAAAAATGTCGGCCGCTAA
- a CDS encoding SDR family oxidoreductase, producing MTKQLSGKIALVTGGTSGIGLATAKELVAQGARVFITGRRQKELDAAIAEVGANVTGIRADASVPADLDAVYAQIAKSAGRLDILHANAGGGDMLPLGSITEEHFDRIFATNVRGVLFTVQKALPLLVNSASIVLTGSTVSIKGTANFSVYSASKAAVRNFARSWSLDLQGRGIRVNVVSPGPIRTPGLGDLVPDEHRQGLFDALAAQVPLGRLGEPEEVGKVVAFLASDASSFINGAELFVDGGMAQI from the coding sequence ATGACGAAACAACTGAGCGGAAAAATTGCCCTTGTCACTGGCGGTACCAGCGGTATCGGGCTGGCGACGGCGAAAGAGCTGGTAGCCCAGGGCGCACGTGTCTTTATTACCGGCCGTCGGCAGAAAGAGCTGGATGCTGCCATCGCGGAAGTGGGCGCCAACGTAACCGGCATCCGTGCGGATGCATCAGTTCCGGCGGATCTCGACGCGGTGTATGCGCAAATCGCCAAAAGCGCCGGTCGGCTGGACATCCTCCACGCCAACGCCGGGGGCGGCGATATGTTGCCGCTAGGGTCGATTACCGAAGAGCATTTCGACCGCATTTTTGCCACCAACGTACGCGGGGTGCTGTTTACCGTACAGAAAGCGCTGCCGCTGTTAGTGAATAGCGCATCGATTGTGCTGACCGGCTCCACGGTGTCGATCAAAGGGACAGCCAATTTTAGCGTCTACAGCGCCAGTAAAGCCGCCGTACGTAACTTTGCCCGCTCGTGGTCGCTGGATCTGCAAGGCCGTGGTATCCGCGTCAACGTGGTCAGCCCTGGCCCCATCCGCACTCCGGGTCTTGGCGATTTAGTCCCGGATGAACACCGTCAGGGGCTGTTTGACGCGTTGGCTGCGCAAGTGCCGCTGGGCCGTCTTGGTGAACCGGAAGAGGTCGGCAAAGTGGTGGCTTTCCTGGCGTCGGATGCCTCCAGCTTTATCAATGGCGCAGAGCTGTTTGTCGATGGCGGCATGGCGCAAATCTGA
- a CDS encoding TonB-dependent siderophore receptor yields MKHASHYPLAMLIHLALWGLALPIQAADTSNTSEQTATDTTKTQEDTLVVTAAKQTLQASGVSTITAEQIRKHPPARDVSELIRTQPGVNLTGNSTSGQRGNNRQIDIRGMGPENTLILVDGKPVTSRNSVRYGWRGDRDSRGDSNWVPAEMIDHIDVIRGPAAARYGNGAMGGVVNIITKPTTGEWHGSWNTYLNAPQHRKEGSTKRTNFSLNGPLSDTVSFNLWGNLSKTQADAQDINSGHEAARTGTYAGSYPAGREGVINKDIHGKVRWEFAPMQALEFESGYSRQGNLYAGDTQNTNTSTLVKSMYGKETNRLYRQNWGVTWTGGWDNGVTTNTYAQYERTRNSRLGEGLAGGTEGIFSSDKFFDIDLSDVLLHSEVNIPFTLGVDQNLTIGTEWNQQRMKDGVSTTQSLSYGSIDGVSSTNRSPYSSAEIFSLFTEDNIALTDSTMLTPALRFDHHSIVGNNWSPSLNLSQGLAEDWTLKLGIARAYKAPNLYQLNPNYILYSNGQGCYASSSACYLMGNSDLKAETSVNKEIGIEYKHNGFQGGITYFRNDYHNKIESGYSAVGTASNGTTNIYQWENVPKALVEGLEGTLNVPVSESVNWSNNMTWMLQSKNKTTGDRLSVIPQFTLNSTLAWQVRDDLSLQSTFTWYGRQKPKRFNYKGEAVSGSELNEVSPYSVVGLSSTWTVNKNLSMTGGVDNIFDIRHYRAGNAQTTGNSTTGAYLYGAGAETYNESGRTFYVSVNTHF; encoded by the coding sequence ATGAAACACGCTTCACATTACCCACTGGCCATGCTGATTCACTTGGCGCTGTGGGGTCTGGCGCTTCCGATACAGGCCGCTGACACCAGTAATACGTCTGAGCAAACCGCGACGGACACAACCAAAACGCAGGAAGATACGCTGGTGGTAACCGCCGCCAAACAGACGTTGCAGGCTTCCGGCGTCTCGACCATCACCGCCGAACAAATCCGCAAACACCCGCCCGCCCGCGATGTCTCTGAACTGATCCGCACGCAGCCTGGCGTCAACCTGACCGGCAACTCCACCAGCGGCCAGCGCGGAAATAATCGGCAGATCGACATCCGGGGTATGGGGCCGGAAAACACGCTGATTCTGGTGGATGGCAAACCGGTGACCAGCCGTAATTCCGTGCGCTATGGCTGGCGTGGCGATCGCGATAGCCGTGGCGATAGCAACTGGGTACCGGCGGAAATGATCGATCATATCGATGTGATCCGTGGCCCGGCCGCCGCGCGCTACGGCAACGGCGCGATGGGCGGCGTAGTGAATATCATTACCAAACCCACTACCGGTGAATGGCACGGTTCATGGAACACTTATCTGAATGCGCCGCAGCACCGCAAAGAGGGTTCGACGAAACGCACCAACTTCAGCCTGAACGGCCCGCTTTCCGATACCGTCAGCTTTAATTTGTGGGGCAATCTGAGCAAAACCCAGGCCGACGCACAGGACATCAACTCCGGCCACGAAGCCGCACGCACCGGCACCTATGCCGGTTCTTATCCGGCAGGCCGTGAAGGAGTGATTAATAAAGATATTCACGGCAAAGTGCGCTGGGAATTCGCTCCGATGCAGGCACTGGAGTTTGAATCCGGCTACAGCCGTCAGGGCAACCTGTACGCAGGCGATACGCAAAACACCAACACCAGTACGCTGGTGAAAAGTATGTACGGCAAAGAGACCAACCGCCTTTACCGCCAGAACTGGGGCGTGACCTGGACCGGCGGCTGGGACAATGGCGTAACAACCAACACCTACGCGCAGTATGAACGCACCCGCAACTCCCGGCTTGGCGAAGGGCTGGCTGGCGGCACGGAAGGGATCTTCTCCAGCGATAAGTTCTTCGATATTGATCTTTCCGATGTGCTGCTACACAGCGAGGTCAATATTCCGTTTACGCTGGGCGTCGATCAGAACCTGACGATCGGCACCGAGTGGAACCAGCAGCGCATGAAAGATGGCGTTTCGACAACCCAGTCGCTCTCTTACGGATCGATTGATGGCGTCAGCAGCACCAATCGCAGCCCTTACTCCAGCGCGGAGATCTTCTCGCTATTTACCGAAGACAATATCGCCCTTACCGACAGCACCATGCTGACACCGGCGCTGCGCTTTGATCACCATTCGATCGTCGGCAACAACTGGAGCCCGTCTCTGAACCTGTCGCAAGGGCTGGCGGAAGACTGGACGTTGAAACTGGGGATTGCACGCGCCTATAAAGCGCCGAATCTTTATCAGCTCAACCCAAACTACATTCTCTATAGTAATGGCCAGGGATGCTATGCCAGCAGTTCAGCCTGCTATCTGATGGGTAACAGCGACCTGAAAGCCGAGACCAGCGTTAACAAAGAGATCGGCATCGAGTACAAACACAACGGCTTCCAGGGTGGCATCACTTACTTCCGCAACGATTACCACAACAAGATCGAATCCGGTTATTCCGCCGTCGGTACCGCCAGCAATGGCACCACCAATATTTATCAATGGGAAAACGTGCCCAAAGCATTAGTAGAAGGGCTGGAAGGCACGCTGAATGTTCCGGTTAGCGAAAGCGTCAACTGGAGCAACAATATGACATGGATGCTGCAAAGCAAGAACAAAACCACGGGCGATCGTCTGTCGGTGATCCCGCAATTTACCCTGAACTCGACGCTGGCCTGGCAGGTTCGCGACGATTTGTCGCTACAAAGCACCTTTACCTGGTACGGACGGCAGAAACCCAAACGCTTCAACTATAAAGGTGAGGCGGTTTCCGGCAGTGAGTTGAATGAAGTCAGCCCTTACAGTGTGGTCGGTCTGAGCTCGACCTGGACGGTGAACAAAAACCTGAGCATGACCGGCGGCGTGGACAATATCTTTGATATCCGCCACTACCGCGCCGGTAATGCGCAAACCACCGGCAACAGCACCACCGGTGCTTACCTGTACGGCGCAGGCGCAGAAACATATAACGAATCAGGGCGCACCTTTTATGTTAGCGTGAACACGCATTTCTGA